One Defluviitoga tunisiensis genomic window carries:
- a CDS encoding formate--tetrahydrofolate ligase codes for MLTDIEIARSAKMRKIVSIANELDIPEEYYNLHGKYIAKVSHQYLNELDFKKDGKLIMVTAITPTPAGEGKTTTSIGLSMAINKLQKNSIVTLREPSLGPVMGIKGGAAGGGYAQVLPMEDINLHFTGDIHAVTTAHNLISAIVDTYIKYDKLNIDSTRVLWPRAMDMNDRSLRDIVVGLGGKNNGYPREDSFVITTASEIMAILCLSKDLEDLKERLSRIVVARNKEGDPITVKDLEISGALAVLLKDAINPNLVQTIENTPAFVHGGPFANIAHGTNAITSTKLALKLSDYVVTESGFGSDLGAEKFYDFVCPTFGLHPSATVLVATIRALKYHGGQSKSALSIPDLDSLKKGLPNLQVHIENLKKFNLPVIVAINKFETDSQEEIKLVLDFVKDLGVECSVNESYEKGSEGAVDLAEKVIKSCEKDSELKTIYNFEDELEIKIDKLVKNIYRAGRVEYTSEAIQSMKFLKKYGYDKLPIIMAKTQYSISDDPHKLGFPKDYTFTIRDFELSAGAGFIVGLAGDMLRMPGLSKVPNAVNIDIDKNGNIIGLY; via the coding sequence ATGTTGACAGATATAGAAATTGCTCGTTCAGCGAAAATGAGAAAGATCGTCAGCATAGCAAATGAATTAGACATTCCAGAAGAATATTATAATCTTCATGGAAAATATATTGCAAAGGTATCTCATCAATATTTAAATGAGTTAGATTTTAAAAAAGATGGGAAACTAATAATGGTTACAGCTATTACCCCTACACCTGCAGGAGAAGGAAAAACAACTACTAGCATAGGCCTTTCAATGGCAATAAATAAACTACAGAAAAATTCGATAGTTACATTAAGAGAACCTTCTTTAGGACCAGTTATGGGAATTAAGGGAGGAGCTGCAGGTGGAGGCTACGCTCAAGTTCTGCCCATGGAAGATATTAATCTTCATTTTACTGGAGATATTCATGCTGTTACAACTGCTCATAATCTTATTTCAGCTATAGTTGATACATATATAAAATATGATAAGTTAAACATAGATTCTACTAGGGTACTATGGCCTAGAGCTATGGATATGAATGATAGATCTTTAAGAGACATAGTTGTGGGTTTAGGAGGAAAGAATAACGGCTATCCTCGAGAGGATAGTTTTGTCATAACTACTGCTTCAGAAATAATGGCTATTTTATGTTTATCAAAAGACCTAGAAGATCTTAAAGAACGGCTTTCAAGAATTGTTGTTGCAAGAAATAAGGAAGGAGACCCAATTACAGTTAAGGATTTAGAAATATCAGGTGCGCTTGCGGTTCTACTAAAAGACGCGATTAACCCAAACCTTGTTCAAACGATAGAAAATACACCTGCATTCGTTCACGGCGGTCCTTTTGCTAATATTGCACATGGTACAAATGCAATTACGTCAACTAAACTAGCGTTAAAGCTTTCTGATTATGTTGTAACAGAGAGCGGGTTTGGTTCTGATTTAGGTGCTGAAAAATTTTATGATTTTGTATGCCCTACTTTTGGATTACATCCTTCAGCAACTGTTCTAGTTGCTACTATAAGAGCTTTAAAGTACCATGGAGGGCAAAGTAAATCTGCTCTTTCTATTCCTGATTTAGATAGTCTTAAAAAAGGTCTTCCCAATTTACAAGTTCATATAGAAAATTTGAAAAAATTTAATTTACCAGTAATAGTAGCTATTAATAAGTTTGAAACTGATTCACAAGAAGAAATTAAATTGGTTCTTGATTTTGTTAAAGATTTAGGAGTCGAATGTAGTGTAAATGAATCTTACGAAAAAGGTTCTGAAGGAGCCGTCGATTTAGCAGAAAAAGTAATAAAATCATGTGAAAAAGATTCAGAATTAAAAACAATATACAACTTTGAAGACGAATTAGAAATAAAAATTGATAAATTGGTTAAAAATATATATAGAGCTGGAAGAGTTGAGTATACTAGTGAAGCAATTCAATCCATGAAATTTTTGAAAAAGTATGGGTACGATAAGCTTCCAATAATAATGGCTAAAACGCAATATTCCATATCTGACGATCCACACAAACTTGGATTTCCAAAAGATTATACTTTTACTATAAGAGATTTTGAGTTATCAGCTGGAGCCGGTTTTATTGTTGGATTAGCTGGAGACATGCTTAGAATGCCAGGATTGTCAAAGGTTCCAAATGCAGTTAATATTGATATAGATAAAAATGGAAATATAATAGGACTTTATTAA
- a CDS encoding MalY/PatB family protein has translation MAYDFDEIIDRRNTESEKWCNLLNIYGRNDIIPMWVADMDFKSPPEVIDVLEDRVKHGVFGYPMLKDEYIEPFIKWVFKKHTWKIDKNWVIMNSCVVDSLKTAVLTFSRPGDSIVIQPPVYRPFFNLVTSNGRTLLTNPLKIENGRYKIDFNDLEKKLSEKRTKLLLFCSPHNPVGRVWEENELRMLGELCLKYDVLILSDEIHSDIIYNNKHLPIASLSKELQDSTLSFYAPSKTFNLAGLRTSFVVIPNERIRTEYETVLSSISSMSINIFGLLAASAAYQYGEKWLDELIDYLKGNIDYVIEFFKHKLPKVTINPPEGTFLLWLDFRRYGSESFVKNILINEAHVGLEEGSIFGQEGQGFFRMNIGCPRKILVKACDNIYNAFKSLI, from the coding sequence ATGGCATATGATTTTGATGAAATAATTGACAGAAGAAATACTGAATCTGAGAAATGGTGTAATCTTCTTAATATTTATGGAAGAAACGATATAATACCAATGTGGGTTGCAGATATGGATTTCAAATCACCACCTGAAGTTATTGATGTTTTAGAAGATAGGGTTAAGCATGGTGTCTTTGGATATCCTATGTTAAAAGATGAGTATATTGAACCTTTTATTAAATGGGTATTCAAGAAGCACACTTGGAAAATCGATAAAAACTGGGTAATAATGAACAGTTGTGTTGTAGATTCACTTAAAACTGCTGTATTAACTTTTTCAAGACCTGGAGATAGTATTGTAATTCAACCACCAGTTTATCGTCCATTTTTTAATTTAGTTACTTCTAATGGAAGAACTCTTTTAACCAATCCTTTGAAAATTGAAAATGGAAGATATAAAATTGATTTTAACGATCTTGAGAAAAAACTGTCAGAAAAAAGAACAAAATTACTTCTATTTTGTAGTCCTCATAATCCAGTTGGTAGAGTTTGGGAAGAAAACGAACTTAGAATGTTAGGAGAATTGTGTTTAAAATATGATGTTTTGATACTTTCAGATGAAATTCATAGTGACATCATCTATAACAATAAACACTTGCCAATTGCCTCACTTTCAAAAGAACTTCAAGATTCAACTTTATCTTTTTATGCTCCAAGTAAAACATTTAATTTAGCTGGGCTTAGAACTTCATTTGTTGTGATTCCTAATGAAAGAATAAGGACAGAATATGAAACTGTTTTATCTAGTATTTCAAGTATGAGCATTAATATATTTGGGTTATTAGCTGCTTCAGCTGCTTATCAATATGGTGAAAAATGGCTCGATGAATTGATTGATTATTTGAAAGGAAATATTGATTATGTGATCGAATTTTTTAAACATAAACTTCCGAAGGTGACAATAAATCCTCCAGAAGGAACTTTCTTACTTTGGCTAGATTTTAGAAGATATGGAAGCGAATCTTTTGTAAAAAATATTTTAATTAATGAAGCACATGTTGGATTAGAAGAAGGAAGTATTTTTGGGCAAGAAGGCCAAGGATTTTTTAGAATGAATATAGGTTGTCCAAGAAAAATTTTAGTCAAAGCTTGTGACAACATTTATAATGCTTTTAAAAGTTTAATATAA
- a CDS encoding TetR/AcrR family transcriptional regulator, protein MSKKNKTRKTTSSKIQVLIDIAKVELLNKGISRFNYEKVIKSAGLSKSTVYEKYGKKEDFIIFLIKSILDELYISFKKYVDELKNFDEILEYISNLNFDIESILKEYPIDDFFTNKRISTFVNNYFYQTYGQVIVNKIIEFQKQNEVRNDIDAIYILEFLISVTKGMGFLLKNRNFKEVVTNYRKLIENALKPIEKIIIVKGDANLGEK, encoded by the coding sequence ATGTCTAAAAAAAATAAAACTCGAAAAACTACTTCTTCTAAGATCCAAGTACTAATTGATATAGCAAAAGTGGAATTATTAAATAAAGGAATCTCTCGATTTAATTATGAAAAAGTAATTAAATCAGCAGGACTAAGTAAATCTACTGTGTATGAAAAATATGGTAAAAAGGAAGATTTTATAATTTTCCTAATTAAATCTATTTTAGATGAGCTATATATATCCTTTAAAAAATATGTGGATGAGTTAAAAAATTTTGATGAGATATTAGAATACATTTCTAATTTAAACTTTGATATTGAATCAATCTTAAAAGAATATCCTATTGATGATTTTTTTACTAATAAAAGAATTTCCACATTTGTGAATAACTATTTTTATCAAACATATGGGCAGGTGATTGTAAATAAAATAATCGAATTTCAAAAACAAAATGAAGTTAGAAATGATATTGATGCAATATATATTTTGGAATTCTTAATTTCCGTTACCAAAGGTATGGGATTTTTATTAAAAAATCGAAACTTTAAAGAAGTTGTAACAAATTATAGAAAATTAATTGAAAACGCTCTTAAACCAATTGAAAAGATTATCATTGTAAAAGGAGATGCTAATTTAGGTGAAAAATAA
- a CDS encoding D-alanyl-D-alanine carboxypeptidase/D-alanyl-D-alanine-endopeptidase translates to MKNNKIISQALLIFFILLIFISISFGVPLSSRTPLSRDGESSDYLDRIEVIDPSKVYQTPIEYPTVQQPSFENTMDSILNLLNSFEGFVGMELRNLSSNQVLLSFNEDKLFTPASLSKIITALISLESLGTNYRFETQVFRSSPITSNYNGNIYIKGFGNPVLSSDEYKYILKKATVDQGITKLYGNIVFDYSFLTEEGFGRGWMWDDPQPQIASINIWMSSHESLKYKTNGEIKDYLNFLTTVYLQELGVSFLGAIEYDVVPFSASSIYTHYSVPLKEIIKTMLETSDNQIAEQLFRNLGAIYGKGTISDSEKYFKQKIDEILGYKPSQYVLKDGCGLSKYNLLSPKMINDAVLYLYKNYSSSLLDWLAAPNEESTINNRFNFEIYAKTGTLYYDSAISAIIRTKKGNLYLLTLIENNFSSSRQSVKEFENTIINMIYSAL, encoded by the coding sequence GTGAAAAATAACAAAATTATTTCTCAAGCTTTATTGATCTTTTTTATTCTTCTAATATTTATTTCTATTTCTTTTGGTGTACCACTTTCAAGTAGAACACCACTTTCTAGAGACGGAGAATCATCTGATTATTTAGATAGAATCGAAGTTATTGATCCTTCTAAAGTTTATCAAACTCCAATTGAATATCCAACTGTACAACAACCAAGCTTTGAAAATACTATGGATTCGATACTTAATCTGCTTAATTCCTTTGAAGGATTTGTTGGAATGGAATTAAGAAATCTTTCATCAAACCAAGTCTTACTATCTTTTAATGAAGACAAACTATTTACACCAGCTTCATTATCAAAAATAATTACCGCATTAATTTCTTTAGAATCTCTAGGGACTAATTATCGATTCGAAACTCAAGTATTTAGATCTTCGCCAATTACATCTAATTATAACGGAAATATTTATATAAAAGGTTTTGGAAATCCTGTGTTATCTTCTGATGAATACAAGTATATATTAAAAAAAGCTACCGTAGATCAAGGAATTACAAAATTATATGGAAATATTGTATTTGATTACTCTTTTTTGACAGAAGAAGGATTTGGCAGAGGCTGGATGTGGGATGATCCTCAACCCCAAATAGCTTCGATTAACATTTGGATGAGTAGTCATGAATCTTTAAAATACAAAACTAATGGTGAAATAAAAGATTATTTGAATTTTCTAACCACTGTTTATTTGCAGGAATTGGGAGTTTCATTTTTAGGGGCTATAGAGTATGATGTGGTTCCCTTCAGCGCTTCTTCAATTTATACACATTATTCCGTTCCATTAAAAGAAATAATTAAAACTATGTTGGAAACTAGTGACAATCAAATAGCTGAACAACTATTTAGAAATCTAGGAGCAATATATGGAAAAGGAACAATATCCGATTCTGAAAAATATTTTAAACAAAAAATTGATGAAATTTTAGGATATAAACCTAGTCAATATGTACTAAAGGATGGTTGCGGTTTATCAAAGTACAATCTTCTTTCACCTAAAATGATAAATGACGCAGTGTTGTATCTATATAAAAATTATAGTTCAAGTTTACTCGATTGGCTAGCTGCACCTAATGAAGAAAGTACTATTAACAACAGATTCAATTTTGAAATATATGCAAAAACTGGCACTTTATACTATGATTCTGCTATATCAGCGATTATTAGAACAAAAAAAGGCAATTTATATTTACTCACTCTTATTGAAAATAATTTTTCTTCATCTAGACAAAGTGTAAAAGAATTTGAAAATACTATTATAAATATGATTTATAGTGCTCTTTAA